The window TTGTGATTTTATTTTTTATCAATGCGATTCAGATTTACAGTCGCGAAAAAAGTTTATAGGAAGATAATGCAAACAGAACATCGCTTAGAGCCTAAGTGGCTTAAACCGCTTTTGCTGGGTACAACACTTCTTTTCTTAGGAATTTTCTTAGCGCTTCCTTTGGGCGTGGTATTTAGTGAAGCTCTAGCAAAAGGCTGGAGCGTTTACTGGGAATCTATCAGTGAGCCAGACGCCATTGCAGCGATTAAACTCACACTTTTAGTGGTTTTAATTACCGTTCCGCTCAATACTATTTTTGGGGTGGCCACTGCTTGGCTTATTGCTAAGTTTGAATTTAGAGGCAAAGGGCTTCTCATCACGTTGATCGATCTTCCGTTTGCGGTTTCACCTGTCATTGCAGGTCTGATTTTCGTGCTGTTATTTGGAAGTTCGGGGTGGTTTGGAGCGTGGCTTGGCGAGCATGATATTCGCATTGTCTTTGCCACACCGGGAATTATACTTGCAACACTATTTATCACCTCGCCCTTTGTGGCACGTGAGATCATTCCTCTCATGCAAGAACAAGGCAAAGATGAAGAGGAGTCTGCCTTAACACTCGGTGCCTCAGGGTGGCAAACGTTTTGGAAAGTGACCCTTCCCAACATTAAATGGGGACTTTTATATGGTGTGATTTTAAGTAACGCTAGAGCGATGGGCGAGTTTGGTGCGGTTGCGGTTGTTTCAGGTCACATCAGAGGAATGACCACCACAATGCCTTTACATGTAGAAATTTTATACGGTGAGTACCTTTTCACAGCCGCCTTTGCGGTTGCCTCACTTTTAACTCTTTTAGCACTCGTGACATTGGTGTTAAAAAGTTTCATTGAGTGGCGCATCGGTAAAAAACGCTCACTCGCGCACTAAGGATAAACCATGAGTATTCAGATTTCAAATATTAACAAACGTTTTGATAACTTTGTCGCTCTCGATAACATTAACTTAACCATTCCCGATGGCGAACTTGTGGCACTTTTGGGCCCTTCAGGTTCAGGTAAAACGACCTTGCTTCGCATTATCGCAGGTCTGGAAGAGGCGGATAGTGGAACGATTTATTTTAACGGTGAAGATACCACGGCAACGCATGTACGTGATCGTGGTGTGGGGTTTGTGTTTCAGCACTACGCGCTTTTTCGTCACATGAGTGTGTTTGAAAATGTGGCATTTGGCCTTCGTGTCAGACCTAAAGAGACACGTCCGAGTGAAGAAGAGATCAAAGAGCGGGTGCATAAACTGCTTAAGCTTATTCAGCTGGATTGGATAGCGGGTCGCTACCCATCACAACTCTCAGGTGGTCAACGTCAACGTGTCGCATTGGCGCGCGCCCTCGCGGTAGAGCCAAAAGTGTTGTTACTCGATGAGCCTTTTGGTGCCCTTGATGCTAAAGTGCGTCAAGAATTGCGCCAGTGGCTAAGAAGTCTGCACGATGAAATTCACATCACCAGTGTGTTTGTGACGCATGACCAAGAAGAGGCACTCGAAGTTTCCGATAAAATCGTCGTGATGAATCAAGGAAAAATCGAGCAAATCGGTACTCCAGAAGAGGTGTATGACAGACCTGCCAATCCGTTTGTCTATAGCTTTTTAGGCAATGTCAATCTCTTTCATGCACGTGTAGAGCAAGGCTCTCTTCATCTTGAAAACACAGAACTGAACACGCCAGATTTAGGAAATTCAAAAGAAGCATCACTCTTTGTTCGTCCGCATGAGATACACATCAGCATAGACAATGCCCTTGGTGGTGGCATCGAAGCTAAGCTTATTGGATGGAGATTGGTAGGGCCTCGCGTGAGAGTTGAACTTGAAACACTGCACGCGCATCAAAGGGTTGAAGCAGAAATTTCTAAAGGCGAATGGCAAGCGATTAAAGCGCATGAAAATGGCTCTTTATTTGTCCATTTTGAGAGTGCCCGCATCTATACAGGCGAGGCTTCGTGGAATGATTATGTCATCTAAACTATTTACATGTAAAGCGTTTGGAATTGACAGACTATAAGGCTTTGGAGTAGCATTTTGCCATATTCAATTCCAAGGAGTGTGACATGAAATACGGCGCTAGAAATGAGATCACCGCAACCATTAAAAAGATCAAAAAAGGCACAGTTATGTGTCAAGTCGATGTGGGTGACATCATCGCGGATAAAATGAGTTCTGTTATGACCATGGAATCCATTGAAGAGATGGGACTCAAAGAGGGCGATAAAGTAAAAGTAGTTGTTAAAGCGGTGAGCGTTTTACTTATCAAAGAATAAAACTATTAAGAAGGTGCCCTAAAGTAGGGCACCTTTATGTTAAGCAACGTTCCACAAAACCATCCCTTTTTCGGCTTCGGTTGTTACATGTACTTTGTCATCCTTAATAAAGGATACTAAAATAGATTCTACAATCGCTTCATTGGGTGTTATCTCTTTGCGTTTCAGTTGATCATAGGCATACTCTTTTGCTTCATCAAAGGTGTAGGTATCGGTCCATGATGTTTCAAAAAAATCACTCTCAAAAGGAATTTTTTTCTCTTTTAAAGTCTC is drawn from Sulfurospirillum arsenophilum NBRC 109478 and contains these coding sequences:
- the cysW gene encoding sulfate ABC transporter permease subunit CysW — its product is MQTEHRLEPKWLKPLLLGTTLLFLGIFLALPLGVVFSEALAKGWSVYWESISEPDAIAAIKLTLLVVLITVPLNTIFGVATAWLIAKFEFRGKGLLITLIDLPFAVSPVIAGLIFVLLFGSSGWFGAWLGEHDIRIVFATPGIILATLFITSPFVAREIIPLMQEQGKDEEESALTLGASGWQTFWKVTLPNIKWGLLYGVILSNARAMGEFGAVAVVSGHIRGMTTTMPLHVEILYGEYLFTAAFAVASLLTLLALVTLVLKSFIEWRIGKKRSLAH
- a CDS encoding TOBE domain-containing protein, coding for MKYGARNEITATIKKIKKGTVMCQVDVGDIIADKMSSVMTMESIEEMGLKEGDKVKVVVKAVSVLLIKE
- a CDS encoding sulfate/molybdate ABC transporter ATP-binding protein encodes the protein MSIQISNINKRFDNFVALDNINLTIPDGELVALLGPSGSGKTTLLRIIAGLEEADSGTIYFNGEDTTATHVRDRGVGFVFQHYALFRHMSVFENVAFGLRVRPKETRPSEEEIKERVHKLLKLIQLDWIAGRYPSQLSGGQRQRVALARALAVEPKVLLLDEPFGALDAKVRQELRQWLRSLHDEIHITSVFVTHDQEEALEVSDKIVVMNQGKIEQIGTPEEVYDRPANPFVYSFLGNVNLFHARVEQGSLHLENTELNTPDLGNSKEASLFVRPHEIHISIDNALGGGIEAKLIGWRLVGPRVRVELETLHAHQRVEAEISKGEWQAIKAHENGSLFVHFESARIYTGEASWNDYVI